The following are encoded together in the Lathyrus oleraceus cultivar Zhongwan6 chromosome 3, CAAS_Psat_ZW6_1.0, whole genome shotgun sequence genome:
- the LOC127129041 gene encoding calmodulin-like yields the protein MTDSLREDQIAEIYKAFCLIDKNKDGFITVDELTVTIRTLDGNPRKEEIQNMISEVDIDGKGYMDFEEFLNIMSRKIKENMYDELKEAFKVFDRDQDGYIYARELRYVMKNLGEKLTYEEAKQMIREADLDGDGKLNYEEFAKMMMMMMLK from the exons ATGACAGATTCTTTGAGGGAAGATCAAATTGCTGAAATCTACAAAGCATTTTGTCTCATTGACAAGAACAAAGATG GGTTTATTACGGTGGATGAATTAACAGTCACAATCCGAACATTAGATGGAAATCCAAGAAAAGAAGAAATTCAAAATATGATTAGTGAAGTGGATATTGATGGAAAAGGATATATGGATTTTGAAGAGTTTTTAAATATTATGAGTAGAAAAATAAAG GAAAATATGTATGATGAACTGAAAGAAGCATTCAAAGTATTTGATAGAGATCAAGATGGGTATATTTATGCAAGGGAG TTGAGATACGTAATGAAGAATTTGGGAGAGAAGCTAACTTATGAAGAGGCTAAGCAAATGATTCGAGAGGCGGATTTGGATGGCGATGGTAAACTTAATTATGAAGAATTTGcaaagatgatgatgatgatgatgctaaAGTGA